In Aeromicrobium wangtongii, the DNA window CGGCGACGCCGAGGTTGCCCGCGCGCACCTTCTGGGCCGCGTCCGGGTCGGCCTCGATGGCACGGTCGACCGCGGCACCGAGCGCGCCGTCGTCCGACACGACCTCGAGCTTGCGCGAGACCACGACCTCCTCGGCCGTGCCCTCCCCCGCGATGACGCCGTCGAAGACCGAACGGGCGAGCTTGTCGTTGATGCGACCCGCGTCGATGAGCGCCTGGATCTCGGCCACCTGCTGCGGCGTGATGCCGAGCGCGTCGATGTCCTGTCCGCTCTCGTTGGCGCGCCGGGCCATCTCGCCGAGCCACCACTTCTTGGCGGCCTGCGGGGTCGTGCCGGCCTCGACCGTCGCCACGATCAGGTCGAGCGCACCCGCGCCGATCGTGTCGCGCATGTCGAGGTCGGAGAATCCCCAGTCGGCCTGCAGCCGGGCACGACGGACGGCCGGCGGCTCGGGCAGCGTGGCCCGCAGCTCCTCGACCCACTCGCGGGACGGCGAGACGGGCGCCAGGTCGGGCTCCGGGAAGTAGCGGTAGTCGTCGGCGTCGGACTTCTCGCGACCCGGCAGGGTCGTGCCGGAGTCCTCCTGGAAGTGGCGGGTCTCCTGGACGACCTTGCCGCCGGCGTCGAGGATGCCCGCGTGGCGTGAGATCTCGTAGCGCACGGCGCGCTCGACGGACCGGAACGAGTTGACGTTCTTCGTCTCCGAGCGGGTGCCCAGGACGTCCGAGCCCTTCGGCTTGAGCGAGAGGTTGACGTCGGCGCGCAGCGATCCCTGGTCCATGCGGACGTCGGAGACGCCGAGCCCACCGATCAGGTCGCGGACGTACGACACATAGGCACGAGCGACGGCCGGAGCCTTCTCCGCCGGGACCTCGATCGTGCGGGTGACGATCTCGATCAACGGGATGCCCGCCCGGTTGTAGTCGACCAGCGAGAAGTCGGCGCCGTGGATGCGTCCGGTGGAGCCGCCGACGTGCAGCGCCTTGCCGGTGTCCTCCTCCATGTGCGCCCGCTCGATCTCGATGCGGAACGTCTCACCCTCGACCTCGACGTCGACGTACCCGTCGAAGGCGATGGGCTCGTCGTACTGCGAGGTCTGGAAGTTCTTCGGCATGTCCGGGTAGAAGTAGTTCTTCCGCGCGAACCGGCACCACTGCGCGATCTCGCAGTTGAGCGCCAGGCCCATGCGAATCGCCGACTCCACGGCCTTGGCGTTGACGACCGGCAGTGCGCCGGGCAGCGCGAGGCAGACCGGGCACACCTGCGTGTTGGGCTCGGCGCCGAACTCGGTCGGGCAGCCGCAGAACATCTTCGTCGCGGTGTTGAGCTCGATGTGGATCTCGAGGCCCATCACGGGGTCGTAGCGGCTGATCGCCTCGTCGAAGGGGACCAACGTCTCGGTTGCGGCGCTCATCGTGCGGCCTCCAGCTCGGGTGCGCGGGACAGCAGGGTGCCGCCCCAGTTCTGCTCGAGCATCCGCTCGAGGGCGGCCGCCGCGTTGTAGAGGCGGTCATCGGCCTTCTGCGGGGCCAGGAACTGCAGGCCGACCGGCAGGCCGTCCTCGTCGGCCAGGCCGACCGGCAGGGACAGGCCGGGGATGCCGACCAGGTTGGCCGGGATCGTGGCGACGTCACCGAGGTACATCGCCAGCGGGTCGTCCAGCTTCTCGCCCAGCGGGTACGCCGTGGTGGGCGACGTCGGCGACACCAGGACGTCGACATCGGCGAAGGCCGCGGCGAAGTCGCGGGCCAGGACGGTGCGCACCTTCTGGGCCGAGCCGTAGTAGGCGTCGTAGTAGCCGCTGGACAGGGCGTACGTGCCCAGGATGATGCGGCGCTTGACCTCGTCGCCGAAACCGGCGTCGCGGCTGGACGCCATGACCTGCTCGGCACTGGGGTCGTCGACCCCGGCCGGGGCCACGCGGACGCCGTAACGCATCGCGTCGAACTTGGCCAGGTTGCTGCTGGCCTCGCTCGGCATCACCAGGTAGTAGGCACCCAGGGCGTACTTGAGGCTCGGGATCGAGACCTCGACGACCTCCGCGCCCGCGGAGGTCAGCAGCTCGACGGCCTCGGTGAACCGTGCCTCGACGCCGGGCTGGAAGCCCTCTCCGCCCAGCTCCTTGACGATGCCGATCTTGAGGCCCTTGACGTCGGCGCGGCGGGCCGCGGCGACGACCGGCGGGACGGCGTCGGGGATGCTCGTGGAGTCCATCGGGTCGTGACCGGCGATGAGCTCGTGCAGCAGCGCCGCATCCAGCACGGTGCGCGTGACGGGGCCGGCCTGGTCCAGGCTGCTGGCCATCGCGACGAGGCCGTAGCGGCTGATGCCGCCGTACGTGGGCTTGACGCCGACCGTGCCGGTCAGGGCGCCGGGCTGACGGATCGAGCCACCGGTGTCGGTGCCGATCGCCAGCGGCGCCTCGAAGGCGGCGACGGCTGCGGCCGAACCACCGCCGGAGCCACCGGGGATGCGCGTCGTGTCCCACGGGTTGTGCGTCGGGCCGTAGGCGGAGTGCTCGGTCGACGAGCCCATCGCGAACTCGTCCATGTTGGTCTTGCCCAGGATCGGCAGGCCGGCGGCCTTGATCGTGGCGGTGACCGTCGCGTCGTAGGGCGGGATCCAGCCCTCGAGGATCTTGGAGCCGCACGTGGTGGGCATGCCCTTGGTCGCCAGGACGTCCTTGATCGCGATCGGCACGCCGGCGAGGTACGACAGCTGCTCGCCCTTCGCGCGGCGGTCGTCGATGTCGGCCGCGGTGGCCAGCGCACCCTCGGCGTCGACGTGCAGGAAGGCGTGGACGGCACCGTCGACGGCGCCGATGCGATCGACGAGCGCCTGGGTCACCTCGACGGAGGAGACCTCCTTGGCGGCCAGCGACTGGGCCAGCTCGTCAGCGGTCTTGCGCGTGAGATCGGTGCTCATGACTCCCCCAGGATCTTCGGGACGAGGAACCGCTGCTGGTCGGACGCCGGGGCGCCGGCGAGCGCGTCCTCGGGGGCCAGGCTGGGTCGGACGACGTCCTCGCGGAACACGTTGTCGACGGGCACCGGGTGGCTCATGGCCGGGACGTCGTCACCGGCGGCCTCCTGGACGCTCGCGACGTGCTCGAGGATCGCCGGCAGCTCGCTGGCGAGGTGGTCGAGCTCAGCATCGCTGAGATCGATGCGGGCGAGGCCGGCCAGATGGACGACGTCATCGCGCGAGATACCCGTGGCGGGCTCAGACATACACGTTCCTTGCGAGTGGGTGGTCTTGCAGGCGGGTGGTTCTTCTCCACCATCCTAGTGACCGGGCGACCGTGCTCTTCCCGGGCCATCAAGACCTGCCGAAGCGTGGCATTCCTGACAGGATTGGACGATGACCGACCAGCGAATCGACCAGTTCCGACACGCCGGGCTCACCTTCGACGTGATCGACGGCGGACCGCTCGACGGCACGCCCGTCGTCCTCCTGCACGGCTTTCCGCAGCGTGCGAGCGCGTGGGACGCCGTGTCGCAGCACCTGCACGCCGCTGGGATGCGCACGTACGCGCTGGACCAGCGCGGCTACTCCCCCGGGGCCCGTCCGCGCTCGCGCTTCGGCTACCAGGTGCCTGCCCTCGTCGCCGACGTCAAGGCGCTGATCGACCGGATCGGGACGCCCGTGCACCTCGTCGGCCACGACTGGGGAGCGATCGTGGCCTGGTCGGTCGCGGGCGCCCATCCGGACCTGATCCACTCACTGACCGCGGTCTCGGTGGCCCACCCCGCAGCGTTCGTGAAGTCGCTGACCAGCAGCACTCAAGCGCTCAAGTCGTACTACATGCTGCTGTTCCAGCTCCCGGTCCTGCCGGAGTGGCTGTTGAGCCTCAAGAACGGCCCCGGCGAGATGATGCTGCGGTCGGCGGGCATGAGCACGGAGATGATCGAGACCTTCCGCAGCGAGATCGTCCAGGCCGGCGCACTGAAGGGCGGCCTCGGCTACTACCGGTCGGTGCCGCTGGCCGCCGGCGCGCTGGGCAAGCGCGTGTCGGTGCCGACGACGTACGTGTGGAGCGATCACGATGCCGCCCTCGCCCGACGTGGCGCCGAGCTGACCCCGCAGTTCGTCAGCGGCCCGTACGAGCTGGAGGTCTATCACGGCGTCTCGCACTGGATCCTCGACGAGCGTCCGGCCGAGCTCGCCGCCAGCATCGCCAACCGGGTCCGCTCGGTCGACCGGGCGGCCTAGTCGGGAGCGGGCGCCAGGTGCGCGTGCACCTGCGACACCGCCCCGGCGCCCTCCCCGCTGGCCGAGGCGACGCGCTTCATCGATCCCGCCCGGACGTCGCCGGCGGCGAACACCCCCGGGACGGTCGTCTCCAGTGGCGCCGGGGGGCGCCCGTCGCGCCAGCGGTCCTTGGGGATGTCACGACCGGTCAGCACGAACCCACGGTCGTCCCGGACGACCTCGTCGGGCAGCCAGTCGGTGCCGGGCTCGGCGCCGAGCAGCAGGAACAGGCCGTCGATCGGCATCCGCTGCGGCTCACCGTGCTCACCCTCCAGCAGCACCCACTCCAGTCGACCGTCGCCACCGCCGTCGGTGACCCGTGAACGCGTCGACACCGAGATGTCGTCGTGGGTCGCGATCTCGTCGACCAGATACGACGACATCGTCTCGCCGAGGCTGGGGCGCCGGATCACCATCGTGACGCTGCGGGCGAACCGGGCCAGATGGATAGCGGCCTGCCCGGCGGAGTTGCCGCCGCCGACGATCATGACGTCGCGGCCCTCCATCTCGCGTGCCACGCTCGCCGCCGCGCCGTAGTGGACCCCCGTGCCCACCAGCGCCTCCAGCGCGGGGACGCCGAGGCGGCGGTACCGGACGCCGCACGCGATCAGCACGGACCGTGCCCGGAGCACGCCGTCGCCGTACGAGACCTCATGGACGTCGCCGAGCGTCATCGCGTCGACGGCGTGGCCGGTGAAGATCCGCGCGCCGAACCGGGTCGCCTGCAGGCGGGCGCGGAACGCCAGACGCATGCCGGAGACTCCGCGTGGGAAGCCCAGGTAGTTGCGGATCATCGAGCTGGTGCCGGCCTGGCCGCCGACCGCCTCCGGGTCCAGCACCACGGTGCGCAGCCCTTCGGACGCCCCGTAGACCGCAGCGGCGAGACCCGCGGGGCCGGCGCCGATGATCAGCAGGTCCGCCACGTAGTCATCACCCAGGTCGCGCGGCGAGCCGTAGAAGGCGCTCGCGACGAGCCGCTCCGTCGCCCCCGTGATGGCGGGACGGTCAAAGGCCGCCACCAGCGGCAGCGGTGCGTCCCGGCCCACCTCGGCCAGCAGCTCACGTCCGACCGGGCTGTCGGGCCGGTAGCGCGTCCACGGGGCACCCATCCGGTCCAGGAAGTCGCGGATGCCGGCCACCGCGGGCTGCCGGCCGTCGTCGACGATGCGCACCCCGGCGACCTCCGGTCCCGACGTCGTCGTGGCCCACTCCGACAGGTACTCGGCGATCGCGGTGTGGAACTCCTCGTCGCGCGGGCCCTGCGGGATCAGCAGGTAGGTGTCCAGGCGTCCGACGGCCAGCGCCGGGCGCAGCTCGTCCAGCGCCTCCCGGAACGATGCCATCGAGACCAGGACGATGCGGCGGCTGCTCGGCGAGAGCCTGCGCAGCTCGTCGACCAGCGCGAGCGGGTCCCCCTCGAGGGTGTGGTCCACGCCCAGCAGCGCGATCGGGTGTCCGTCGTGGACCAGCGCGGCGGCGGCGTCCGCAGCGCCGTCGATGCCCTCCAGCGTCCGCACGTCGTAGTCGCGCCAGTATCGGCTGCGGAACTCGTCCTCCAGCGCGTCCCGGTGCGTGCGGGACGAGACGAGCAGGATCACGGGCCGTTGCCGCGGGGACTCGCTCATGGCGCGAAAGTAGCACTCCCTAGGCTGGGTTCATGCCTCCCCAGAAGCCCCAGGACGTAGGACCGCTCGACGCCGTGGCGCTCATCTGCGAGGTCGCGATGGTCGTGCTGCTGGTGCTGGCGGGCCACGGCTTCGCGGACGGGTGGCGTGGTTGGGCGATCGGGGCGTTCCTGGCCTTCGTCGCGGTCGGCATCTGGGCGCAGTGGATGTCGCCGAACTCGGCGCGCCGGCTCGACAACCCGACCCGCGTCATCGTCCAGATCATGCTGTTCGTGACCACCGCCCTGTACGCCGCGGCCGGCGGGCTGGTCTGGCCGGCGCTGGCGTTCGTGGTGATCGCCTCGGCAGTATTCATCGCCGTGGCCATCGACGACGAGAACTAGAGCGGCAGCTCGCGGACGCTGCGGAACTCGCGGGCCGTCCCGTCGATCGGATCGGTGAACGCGACCTCGGCGGCCAGGAGCTGCAACGGGGTGCTGAAGTCGTCGATCGCGATGTCCCGCACCGTCGGGTACAGCGGGTCCCCCACGATCGGGATGCCGAGACCGTTCAGGTGCACGCGCAGCTGGTGGGTGCGCCCCGTCCGCGGGGTCAGCCGGTACACGCCGAGCTCGCCGGTCACGGACTCCAGCTCGACCCGGGTCTCGGCGTTGACCGGGGCGTCCGGCACGACCTCGGCCTGCCAGCTGCCGCGCCGCTTGACGATGTGGTTCGCCACCGTCAGCGGCAGCTCGAGATCGGCACGCAGCGGGGCCAGCGCCCGGTACGTCTTGCGGACCGCGCTGTCCTGGAAGAGCGTCTGGTAGGCACCGCGCCAGCGACGCTCCGTGGCCAGCAGCAGCAGTCCGGACGTGATGCGGTCGAGCCGGTGCAGCGGTGACAGCTCCGGCAGCCCTAGCTCGTCGCGCAGCCGGACGACGACGCTCTGCCGGATGTGCTGGCCGCGCGGGATGGACGACAGGAACGCCGGCTTGTCGACCACGACGAGCCGCTCGTCGCGGTGGACGATGTGCAGGTCACCGGGCACATGGGTCTCGTCGGGCAGGTCGCGGTGGAACCACACGAAGGTGTGCGGCGTGTACGGCTCGTCCTCGGTCACGGGGGTGTTGTCGTCGTGCACGAAGCGCTGCTCGGTCAGCAGCTGTGCGACGTCGACCCGCTCGGGCAGCCGGTGGCGCAGCCACGCACCCATCGTCGGCCACGGGTTCGGCCGGGGGCGGTCACGGTCGGGCGTCCGCAGCCACGCCGCACCGAGTCCGTGGCGGGGCGGCAGCGGCGAGCGAGGAGGCACCCGACGATGTTACGGGTAGCCCACGAAGCCGTCGGGCAGCTCGGGCTCACGCAGCAGCATGCTGCGCACCGGCGGGAGCTCGGCGCGGATCGACTGGTGGAACCGACCCCGGAAGAACACGATGTGGTGCTCGTCGTCCCACCGTGAGCCGATCTGCTCATGCAGCTGGGACAGCGCGTCGGGGGCGTCCGCGAGATGTGCCCGCCACTGCTGCGGCGTGACGTGGACCTGCACGGTGTCGTCGCCGGCCCCCGTGAGCCGGATCAGCCCGTCATCCTCGGTCACCTCGACGCCTGGCCGGCGCAACCCCCCGAGCAGCTGCTGCCAGCAGACCCCGATCCCGGGCACAGCCGCCTCCGCGGACCGGCGACGGCGGCGCGCCCGCAGCGACTCCGGCCGCACCTGCGAGAACCTCCAGCGGGCCAGGACGTAGGCCGCGCAGGACGCCGGGTCGAGCAGATCACTGGCCTCACGCCACGCGCGGTCGAACAACAGGCGTGCCACGACCGTGCGGCGACGCCAGACCGGCCGGCACAGGAACCGGACCGTGACCTCGAGATCGTCGAAGCCGTCGTCGGAGGGCACCAAGCGGACCGCCTCGATGCGGTATCGCTCGCCGTAGCCGTCGCTGCGGTCGATGGCGTCGGCCGGTCCGTCGCCGGCGAAGATCGCCTGCAGCGCCTCGATCAGCTCCCCGTCCGTCATACGCCCAGTATGTCGGTCACGCGTCAGCAGTGGGCGGACCCTCGGCCAGCAGCCTCTCGAAGCCCTCCTCGTCGAGGATCGGCCGGCCCAGATCGCGCGCCTTGTCGGCCTTCGTCCCGGCGTTGTCGCCCACCACGACGTAGTCGGTCTTCTTCGACACCGAGCCGGACGCCTTGCCGCCGTGGGCGATGATCGTCTCCTTGACGGAGTCGCGGGTGAACCGCTCGAGCGAGCCGGTCACGACGATCGTCAGGCCCTCCAGCGTGCGCGGGATCGACTCGTCCCGTTCGTCGGCCATGACGACTCCTGCGTCACGCCACTGCCGGACGATGTCGGCGTGCCAGTCGACGCTGAACCAGTCGACGACCGCCTCGGCGATCGTGGGCCCCACGCCGTCGACGGCCGACAGCGTCTGGACCGGGTCGTCGACCGTGAGGACCTCCTCGATGGCCTCCATCGTGCCGAAGTGGGCCGCGAGCGCGCGGGCGGCAGTCGGGCCGACGTGCCGGATCGACAGGGCCACCAGCACCCGCCACAGCGGCTGGGTCTTGGCGGTCTGCAGATTCTTCAGCAGCGCGATGCCGTTGGCGCTCAGCACGCGGTCGCCGGAGCCGGCCTCGATCTCCTTCTTCTTGGCGGCACGGGTGTACAGCGGCACGCCCATCAGCTGCTCGGCGGTCAGCGCGAACAGGCCGCCCTCGTCGGTGAGCACCCCGGCGTCCAGCAGCGCCGTGGCGCCCTCCCACCCGAAGACCTCGATGTCGAACGCGCCCCGGCCGCCGACGTGCGTGAGCCGCTCGCGCAGCTGGGACGGGCACGAGCGGGTGTTGGGGCAGCGGATGTCCTTGTCGCCCTCACGCGACGGGGCCAGCGGTGTGCCGCACGAGGGGCACTCGGTCGGGAAGACGAACTCGCGCTCGCTGCCGTCGCGCAGCGCCACGACCGGCCCGACGATCTCGGGGATCACGTCGCCCGCCTTGCGCAGCACGACCATGTCGCCGATCCGCACGCCCTTGCGCTTCACCTCGTGCTGGTTGTGCAGCGTGGCCATCTCGACGGTCGAGCCGGCGACCCGGATCGGCTCCATGACGCCGTAGGGGGTGACCCGGCCGGTGCGGCCCACGTTGACCCGGATGTCCAGCAGCCGGGTGTTGACCTCCTCGGGAGGGTACTTCCAGGCGATGGCCCAGCGCGGAGCGCGGGACGTCGCGCCGAGGCGTCGCTGGCGGTCGACCTGGTCGACCTTGACCACGACGCCGTCGATCTCGTGGACCACGTCGTGGCGGTGCTCGCCGTAGTAGGCGATGAACTCCTCGACCGCGGCGAGATCCTTGACCACCTTCGCTCGGTCGCTGGTGGGCAGGCCCCATGCCTTGAGCGCGTCATAGGCCTCGCTCTGCCGCTCGGGGTTGAATCCCTCGCGGTAGCCGAGGCCGTGGCAGACCATCGACAGCGGACGGCTCGCGGTGACCGAGGAGTCCTTCATGCGCAGCGTGCCGGCGGCGGCGTTGCGGGGGTTGGAGAACGGAGTCTTGCCCGACTCGGCCCACGCGGTGTTGAACTCCTCGAATTCCTTGGTCGGGAAGAACACCTCGCCGCGGACCTCTACATAGGCCGGGATCGGGTACTCGTCCGACGGCGTGAGCTCGTGCGGGATGACCTTGATCGTGCGGACGTTGTTCGTGACGTCCTCGCCCACCCGGCCGTCGCCGCGGGTGACACCGCGGGTGAGCCTGCCGTTCTCGTACGTCAGGGAGATCGCCAATCCGTCGACCTTGAGCTCGCAGAGGAACTCGGCGTCGTCGACGCCCTCGCGGATCAACCGGCCGTGCCACGCCTCGAGCTCCTCGATCGAGAAGGCGTTGTCGAGGCTGAGCAGTCGCTCACGGTGCTCGTACGCCGCGAACGAGGACGAGGCGTAGCCGCCGACGGTCTGGGTCGGAGAGTCGGGCGTGCGCAGCTCGGGCAGCTGCTCCTCCAAGCCCTCCAGCTCGCGCATGAGCTGGTCGTACTCGGCATCGGAGATCGTCGGCGAGTCCTCGACGTAGTACCGCTCGCGATGCTCCATGAGCGTCTCCGCGAGCTCCTTGTGCCGCTGCCTCAGCTCGTCGTCATTGCCCATGGACCCGACTTTATCGCCGGTCGGCGACACTCTGCGCGGCGGCGAGCGCGTCCCCCGCCCACTGGGGCGACGCCCCGGCCAGACCGCAGGTCGGCGTCACGACGAGGCGGCCGTCGTACGTCTCCTCGCCGAAGCCGAAGTGGCCGAAGAAGGTCTGGATCCGCTCGACCAGGGCCTTGTGCGAGATGGCCGTGTCAGTCGAGGGGACGACGCCGAACCACAGGTCGACGCCCTTCTCGAAGGTCTCGGCCCACACGTCGTCGGGACGGATCAGCCCGAGGTCGAACGAGATCGCGGTGAACCCCGCGCCGGCGAGCAGCTCGACCGGGACGTCGGTGGCGCACGAGTGGACGACCGGGCGTGCGCCGGCGTCGATGATCACCTCGACGACACCCCGCAGCAGCGCGTCGGCCTCCGGCGGGTGGACGGTGCGGTGGCTCCCCCAACCACTGGCGGTCGGGACGCGGCCGGCCAGGACGGCGGTGATCGCCGGCTCGTCGACCTGCACGATGACCTCGGACCCGGCGAATCGTCGGCGGACGTCCGCGAGGTGGGAGCGCAGCCCTTCGGCCAGCGACTGGCTCAGCTCGCGGCGTGCTCCATGGTCGGCCAGCATCTTGTCGCCGCGCGGGCGCTCGACGGTGGCGGCCAGCGTGAGCGGTCCGGTGATCTGGATCTTGATCGGTCCGGTGTGCTCCTGGGTCATCTCCTCGGCGAGGTCCAGATCCTGGGCCAGGAGCGAGCGGGCCCGGCGGATGTCGCCTCCCTCCCCCACGCCGACGCGCCAGCCATCGGGCTGCAGGTCGGCCTCCAGCCCCTCCAGCACCGCGAGGGTCCGGCCGATCATGCCGGCGTGGACGCCGCGGGCCGGGAGCTCGGGGACGTACGGCAGGTCGCCGACCGTGTCGAGCACGATGCGCAGCGACTCCGCGAAGTCCGTGCCGGGCATCGATCCGATGCCGGTCGCCAGTGCCATGTAGTCCTATTTTCTGTCTTGGGCGGTGTCTGAGCCACGTATCCAGCTCCCGATAGGTGTGTCAAGCACCGCTCCGGAGCGAGATAGGTGGCTAGTGCACCGCCACACGGGTGGTGGCGGAGATCGTGGCGGAGCCGACGACGCGGGTGCCGGCGTAGATGACACACGCCTGGCCGGGGGCGATGCCGCTGGCCGGGTCGATCAGGTCGACGTGGACGGTGGTTTCGACAGGCTCAACCGGCGTGGTTTCGACAGGCTCAACCGGCGCGACGGTGACCCGGGCGCGGTGCTCATCGCCGTGGGCGCGCAGCTGGACGGTGCAGTCCAGCGGCTCGGTCGGGGCGGTGCCGCACCACAAGGGCTTGACGCACTCCAGCGCGTCCACCG includes these proteins:
- the gatB gene encoding Asp-tRNA(Asn)/Glu-tRNA(Gln) amidotransferase subunit GatB, which gives rise to MSAATETLVPFDEAISRYDPVMGLEIHIELNTATKMFCGCPTEFGAEPNTQVCPVCLALPGALPVVNAKAVESAIRMGLALNCEIAQWCRFARKNYFYPDMPKNFQTSQYDEPIAFDGYVDVEVEGETFRIEIERAHMEEDTGKALHVGGSTGRIHGADFSLVDYNRAGIPLIEIVTRTIEVPAEKAPAVARAYVSYVRDLIGGLGVSDVRMDQGSLRADVNLSLKPKGSDVLGTRSETKNVNSFRSVERAVRYEISRHAGILDAGGKVVQETRHFQEDSGTTLPGREKSDADDYRYFPEPDLAPVSPSREWVEELRATLPEPPAVRRARLQADWGFSDLDMRDTIGAGALDLIVATVEAGTTPQAAKKWWLGEMARRANESGQDIDALGITPQQVAEIQALIDAGRINDKLARSVFDGVIAGEGTAEEVVVSRKLEVVSDDGALGAAVDRAIEADPDAAQKVRAGNLGVAGALIGAVMKEMRGQADAGRVRELILEKLS
- the gatA gene encoding Asp-tRNA(Asn)/Glu-tRNA(Gln) amidotransferase subunit GatA encodes the protein MSTDLTRKTADELAQSLAAKEVSSVEVTQALVDRIGAVDGAVHAFLHVDAEGALATAADIDDRRAKGEQLSYLAGVPIAIKDVLATKGMPTTCGSKILEGWIPPYDATVTATIKAAGLPILGKTNMDEFAMGSSTEHSAYGPTHNPWDTTRIPGGSGGGSAAAVAAFEAPLAIGTDTGGSIRQPGALTGTVGVKPTYGGISRYGLVAMASSLDQAGPVTRTVLDAALLHELIAGHDPMDSTSIPDAVPPVVAAARRADVKGLKIGIVKELGGEGFQPGVEARFTEAVELLTSAGAEVVEVSIPSLKYALGAYYLVMPSEASSNLAKFDAMRYGVRVAPAGVDDPSAEQVMASSRDAGFGDEVKRRIILGTYALSSGYYDAYYGSAQKVRTVLARDFAAAFADVDVLVSPTSPTTAYPLGEKLDDPLAMYLGDVATIPANLVGIPGLSLPVGLADEDGLPVGLQFLAPQKADDRLYNAAAALERMLEQNWGGTLLSRAPELEAAR
- the gatC gene encoding Asp-tRNA(Asn)/Glu-tRNA(Gln) amidotransferase subunit GatC, whose amino-acid sequence is MSEPATGISRDDVVHLAGLARIDLSDAELDHLASELPAILEHVASVQEAAGDDVPAMSHPVPVDNVFREDVVRPSLAPEDALAGAPASDQQRFLVPKILGES
- a CDS encoding alpha/beta fold hydrolase, with the protein product MTDQRIDQFRHAGLTFDVIDGGPLDGTPVVLLHGFPQRASAWDAVSQHLHAAGMRTYALDQRGYSPGARPRSRFGYQVPALVADVKALIDRIGTPVHLVGHDWGAIVAWSVAGAHPDLIHSLTAVSVAHPAAFVKSLTSSTQALKSYYMLLFQLPVLPEWLLSLKNGPGEMMLRSAGMSTEMIETFRSEIVQAGALKGGLGYYRSVPLAAGALGKRVSVPTTYVWSDHDAALARRGAELTPQFVSGPYELEVYHGVSHWILDERPAELAASIANRVRSVDRAA
- a CDS encoding FAD-dependent oxidoreductase codes for the protein MSESPRQRPVILLVSSRTHRDALEDEFRSRYWRDYDVRTLEGIDGAADAAAALVHDGHPIALLGVDHTLEGDPLALVDELRRLSPSSRRIVLVSMASFREALDELRPALAVGRLDTYLLIPQGPRDEEFHTAIAEYLSEWATTTSGPEVAGVRIVDDGRQPAVAGIRDFLDRMGAPWTRYRPDSPVGRELLAEVGRDAPLPLVAAFDRPAITGATERLVASAFYGSPRDLGDDYVADLLIIGAGPAGLAAAVYGASEGLRTVVLDPEAVGGQAGTSSMIRNYLGFPRGVSGMRLAFRARLQATRFGARIFTGHAVDAMTLGDVHEVSYGDGVLRARSVLIACGVRYRRLGVPALEALVGTGVHYGAAASVAREMEGRDVMIVGGGNSAGQAAIHLARFARSVTMVIRRPSLGETMSSYLVDEIATHDDISVSTRSRVTDGGGDGRLEWVLLEGEHGEPQRMPIDGLFLLLGAEPGTDWLPDEVVRDDRGFVLTGRDIPKDRWRDGRPPAPLETTVPGVFAAGDVRAGSMKRVASASGEGAGAVSQVHAHLAPAPD
- a CDS encoding DUF2568 domain-containing protein: MPPQKPQDVGPLDAVALICEVAMVVLLVLAGHGFADGWRGWAIGAFLAFVAVGIWAQWMSPNSARRLDNPTRVIVQIMLFVTTALYAAAGGLVWPALAFVVIASAVFIAVAIDDEN
- a CDS encoding pseudouridine synthase; the encoded protein is MGAWLRHRLPERVDVAQLLTEQRFVHDDNTPVTEDEPYTPHTFVWFHRDLPDETHVPGDLHIVHRDERLVVVDKPAFLSSIPRGQHIRQSVVVRLRDELGLPELSPLHRLDRITSGLLLLATERRWRGAYQTLFQDSAVRKTYRALAPLRADLELPLTVANHIVKRRGSWQAEVVPDAPVNAETRVELESVTGELGVYRLTPRTGRTHQLRVHLNGLGIPIVGDPLYPTVRDIAIDDFSTPLQLLAAEVAFTDPIDGTAREFRSVRELPL
- the ligA gene encoding NAD-dependent DNA ligase LigA translates to MGNDDELRQRHKELAETLMEHRERYYVEDSPTISDAEYDQLMRELEGLEEQLPELRTPDSPTQTVGGYASSSFAAYEHRERLLSLDNAFSIEELEAWHGRLIREGVDDAEFLCELKVDGLAISLTYENGRLTRGVTRGDGRVGEDVTNNVRTIKVIPHELTPSDEYPIPAYVEVRGEVFFPTKEFEEFNTAWAESGKTPFSNPRNAAAGTLRMKDSSVTASRPLSMVCHGLGYREGFNPERQSEAYDALKAWGLPTSDRAKVVKDLAAVEEFIAYYGEHRHDVVHEIDGVVVKVDQVDRQRRLGATSRAPRWAIAWKYPPEEVNTRLLDIRVNVGRTGRVTPYGVMEPIRVAGSTVEMATLHNQHEVKRKGVRIGDMVVLRKAGDVIPEIVGPVVALRDGSEREFVFPTECPSCGTPLAPSREGDKDIRCPNTRSCPSQLRERLTHVGGRGAFDIEVFGWEGATALLDAGVLTDEGGLFALTAEQLMGVPLYTRAAKKKEIEAGSGDRVLSANGIALLKNLQTAKTQPLWRVLVALSIRHVGPTAARALAAHFGTMEAIEEVLTVDDPVQTLSAVDGVGPTIAEAVVDWFSVDWHADIVRQWRDAGVVMADERDESIPRTLEGLTIVVTGSLERFTRDSVKETIIAHGGKASGSVSKKTDYVVVGDNAGTKADKARDLGRPILDEEGFERLLAEGPPTADA
- a CDS encoding uroporphyrinogen decarboxylase/cobalamine-independent methonine synthase family protein, which codes for MALATGIGSMPGTDFAESLRIVLDTVGDLPYVPELPARGVHAGMIGRTLAVLEGLEADLQPDGWRVGVGEGGDIRRARSLLAQDLDLAEEMTQEHTGPIKIQITGPLTLAATVERPRGDKMLADHGARRELSQSLAEGLRSHLADVRRRFAGSEVIVQVDEPAITAVLAGRVPTASGWGSHRTVHPPEADALLRGVVEVIIDAGARPVVHSCATDVPVELLAGAGFTAISFDLGLIRPDDVWAETFEKGVDLWFGVVPSTDTAISHKALVERIQTFFGHFGFGEETYDGRLVVTPTCGLAGASPQWAGDALAAAQSVADRR